A single window of Pseudomonas marginalis DNA harbors:
- a CDS encoding type II toxin-antitoxin system MqsR family toxin: protein MEKYTPHYDLAVIKTDVRRLGGRAFTLAAKQTGARLGLNINEMQEVVFELQNRMLYKSMTTYADHRVWQDVYHINSHGLEIYIKVTYCTAGNPPVISFKKKSS, encoded by the coding sequence ATGGAAAAGTACACACCTCATTACGATCTGGCGGTGATCAAGACGGATGTCAGGCGGCTTGGAGGCCGGGCATTTACGCTCGCAGCAAAGCAAACAGGCGCGCGGCTCGGCCTGAATATCAACGAGATGCAAGAGGTCGTTTTCGAACTACAAAACAGGATGTTGTACAAATCGATGACCACGTATGCCGATCACCGGGTGTGGCAGGACGTGTACCACATCAATTCACACGGTCTGGAGATTTACATCAAGGTCACTTACTGCACAGCCGGTAACCCTCCAGTGATCTCCTTCAAGAAGAAGAGCTCATGA
- a CDS encoding FadR/GntR family transcriptional regulator — protein MTDIAPLIKRSLVDQALEQLRWRISEGRWAIGERLPTEPELAAELGISRNTVREAMRVLAFSGLIEIRQGDGSYLRSMTDPLGAMRALSHCTLEQAQETRQILEVEAVGLAAVRRTEADLTALHEALKASAVLYHGDLEAYISADLLFHKRLVDAAHNPALSELYQYFSAIVGVQLRQTLNISPRRQAVFDLHIALLEAVEHQDPERAKSLCRQLINEP, from the coding sequence ATGACAGACATCGCCCCCTTGATCAAACGCTCCCTGGTGGACCAGGCCCTTGAGCAATTGCGCTGGCGTATCAGCGAAGGCCGGTGGGCCATCGGCGAGCGCCTGCCCACCGAGCCGGAGCTGGCCGCCGAGCTGGGCATCAGCCGCAATACCGTGCGCGAGGCCATGCGCGTGCTGGCGTTTTCCGGGTTGATCGAGATCCGCCAGGGCGACGGCAGTTACCTGCGCTCCATGACCGACCCGCTGGGGGCCATGCGCGCGTTATCCCATTGCACCTTGGAGCAGGCGCAGGAGACGCGGCAGATACTGGAAGTGGAGGCCGTCGGGCTCGCGGCGGTGCGCCGTACCGAAGCCGACCTCACCGCTTTGCATGAGGCACTCAAGGCCAGCGCGGTGCTGTACCACGGTGACCTCGAGGCCTATATCAGCGCCGACCTGCTGTTCCACAAACGCCTGGTGGACGCTGCGCACAACCCGGCATTGAGCGAGCTGTACCAGTACTTTTCCGCCATCGTCGGCGTGCAGTTGCGCCAGACCCTGAACATTTCGCCGCGTCGCCAGGCGGTGTTCGACCTGCATATCGCCCTGCTCGAAGCCGTGGAACACCAGGACCCGGAACGCGCCAAATCCCTTTGCCGGCAGTTGATCAATGAACCCTGA
- a CDS encoding CynX/NimT family MFS transporter: MNPETKRTSELDELLIDAEADDEVVQSSHPVVSRPWLLLLGLILVALNLRPALSSVAPLLADVSSSLGLSAAKAGLLTTLPVLCLGLFAPTAPILARRFGAERVVLGILLTLAAGILLRSAFGEVGLFAGSLIAGASIGIIGVLLPGLIKRDFARQAGAMTGVYTMALCLGAALAAGATVPLSHYFGDRWTIGLGFWILPALAAALFWLPQVGRKHATHQVAYRVKGLLRDPLAWQVTLYMGLQSSLSYIVFGWLPSILIGRGLSATEAGLALSGSIVMQLFSSLAAPWLATRGKDQRLAIVVVMLLTLGGLFGCLYAPLDGLWGWAILLGLGQGGTFSLALTLIVLRSRDSHVAANLSSMAQGFGYTLASIGPFAVGLVHDWTGGWSAIGWIFAVIGLGAIVAGLGAGRALYVKVSSEKV, from the coding sequence ATGAACCCTGAAACCAAACGTACGAGCGAGTTGGACGAACTGTTGATCGACGCCGAGGCCGACGACGAAGTGGTGCAAAGCAGCCACCCGGTGGTGAGTCGCCCCTGGTTGCTGCTGCTGGGCCTGATTCTGGTGGCCTTGAACCTGCGTCCGGCGCTGTCGAGCGTGGCGCCATTGCTGGCCGACGTCTCCAGCAGCCTGGGGTTGTCGGCGGCCAAGGCCGGTTTGCTCACCACCCTGCCGGTGTTGTGCCTCGGCCTGTTCGCACCCACGGCGCCGATCCTGGCCCGGCGGTTTGGCGCCGAGCGGGTGGTGTTGGGGATTTTGCTGACCCTGGCCGCCGGCATCCTCCTGCGCAGCGCTTTTGGCGAAGTGGGCTTGTTCGCCGGCAGCCTGATCGCCGGTGCGAGCATCGGCATCATCGGCGTCTTGCTGCCGGGCCTGATCAAGCGTGATTTCGCCAGGCAGGCCGGTGCCATGACCGGGGTCTACACCATGGCCCTGTGCCTGGGCGCGGCGTTGGCCGCCGGTGCCACGGTGCCGCTGAGTCATTACTTCGGTGACCGCTGGACCATTGGCCTGGGCTTCTGGATTCTGCCGGCGTTGGCGGCGGCGTTGTTCTGGTTACCGCAGGTCGGCCGCAAACACGCTACCCACCAGGTCGCCTATCGAGTGAAGGGCCTGCTGCGTGATCCGTTGGCCTGGCAGGTCACCTTGTACATGGGCCTGCAATCGTCCCTGTCGTACATCGTGTTTGGCTGGCTGCCGTCGATCCTGATCGGTCGTGGCCTGAGCGCCACCGAAGCCGGGTTGGCGTTGTCCGGCTCTATCGTCATGCAATTGTTCAGTTCCCTCGCCGCACCCTGGCTCGCCACCCGTGGCAAAGACCAGCGCCTGGCGATCGTAGTGGTGATGCTGCTGACCCTCGGCGGTTTGTTCGGTTGCCTGTATGCACCGCTGGACGGCCTCTGGGGCTGGGCGATCCTGCTCGGCCTGGGCCAGGGCGGTACGTTCAGCCTGGCGCTGACCCTGATCGTGCTGCGTTCGCGCGACTCCCATGTGGCGGCCAACCTGTCGAGCATGGCCCAGGGTTTTGGCTACACCCTGGCGTCCATTGGCCCATTTGCGGTGGGCCTGGTGCACGACTGGACGGGCGGCTGGTCGGCCATCGGCTGGATTTTCGCGGTGATCGGCCTGGGCGCCATCGTTGCCGGGCTGGGGGCGGGGCGGGCGCTGTATGTGAAGGTCAGCAGCGAGAAAGTCTAG
- a CDS encoding DUF1120 domain-containing protein, whose translation MNKYCLVFSSLLLLPSTAPALAASTVELIVKGRITPVACTPLLSAGGLIDYGKISQQDLNLDRGTRLPIKHLQVSIGCNAPSRFALRMRDNRDGTATVNSEIYYGLGLDQSGNRIGLYSMSFDPRSTQADSTTPLYGTESTTGGLAWRTANLNPIDIGANSYLGFTTAEGSTAGPSAIQALTSTVKVEAVINAKQNLDLSSDTLLDGSATLEVLYL comes from the coding sequence ATGAACAAGTACTGCCTGGTTTTTTCTTCACTGCTATTGCTGCCCTCGACCGCGCCGGCACTGGCGGCGTCGACCGTGGAGCTGATCGTCAAGGGCAGGATCACGCCCGTCGCCTGCACGCCGCTGCTGTCCGCTGGCGGCTTGATCGACTACGGCAAGATTTCCCAGCAGGACCTGAACCTCGACAGAGGCACACGACTGCCGATCAAACATCTGCAAGTCAGCATTGGCTGCAACGCGCCGAGCCGCTTTGCCTTGCGCATGCGTGACAATCGCGATGGCACGGCCACGGTCAATAGCGAGATTTACTACGGGTTGGGGCTGGACCAGAGTGGCAATCGCATCGGCCTCTATTCCATGAGCTTCGACCCGCGTAGCACCCAGGCAGACAGCACCACACCCCTGTACGGCACCGAGTCCACCACCGGTGGCCTGGCCTGGCGCACCGCCAACCTCAACCCTATCGATATCGGGGCCAACAGTTACCTGGGGTTCACCACCGCCGAAGGCAGCACCGCCGGGCCCTCGGCGATCCAGGCGTTAACCAGCACCGTCAAGGTCGAGGCGGTGATCAATGCCAAGCAGAACCTGGACCTGAGCAGCGACACCTTGCTCGACGGCTCGGCGACCCTGGAAGTGCTGTACCTCTAG
- a CDS encoding DUF1120 domain-containing protein, producing MNTASTLSRLAMSVMLLIVASNALAEDECQLNLNESLLDFGLMSRIAQQDSTLERPLGERRVSLNVSCAQPTDMSLFYQALAATSQRLRFTEHGSYAIQASDAVLDGTAVELGLIPALGQPPVARGALLNWRTGHGIAPVNGETLLNGQHFSVQLTFSAFADIAATRVTDATTWEASGTFHGRHSAREVSLRAHFAPAACKPQLSNGGLVDYGTLLAKDLSPTHENPLPTRTLQFSVNCDAPTPFALLMHDNRSGTATGGTDETAYGLDLDNSGNKIGRYYLNIDPADFTADAYRTLYRTDSTSSGQAWSTSSARQIPIAAHSLMGFTDSAGNTRGPIALQNLAGTVRIKAYLAPTQSMDLRTVVHINGSGTLEIIYL from the coding sequence ATGAATACCGCTTCTACCCTGTCCCGCCTGGCCATGAGCGTGATGCTGCTGATAGTCGCCAGCAACGCCCTTGCCGAGGACGAGTGCCAACTGAACCTCAATGAATCGCTGCTGGATTTCGGCCTGATGAGCCGTATCGCACAACAGGACAGCACCCTTGAGCGCCCGTTGGGTGAGCGCCGCGTCAGCCTGAATGTGAGCTGCGCGCAGCCGACCGACATGAGCCTGTTTTATCAGGCGCTGGCGGCCACTTCGCAGCGGCTGCGGTTCACCGAGCATGGCAGCTACGCGATCCAGGCCAGCGACGCGGTGCTGGACGGCACCGCCGTGGAGCTGGGATTGATCCCCGCACTCGGCCAGCCGCCAGTGGCCCGTGGCGCGCTGCTGAACTGGCGCACAGGCCACGGCATCGCACCGGTCAACGGCGAGACGCTACTCAACGGCCAGCATTTTTCCGTGCAATTGACCTTCAGCGCCTTCGCCGACATCGCCGCCACACGGGTCACGGACGCCACCACCTGGGAAGCCTCCGGGACGTTCCATGGCCGTCATAGCGCGCGCGAAGTGAGTCTGCGCGCCCACTTCGCGCCCGCCGCGTGCAAACCTCAACTGTCCAACGGTGGCCTGGTGGACTACGGCACGTTGCTGGCGAAAGATCTGAGCCCAACCCACGAAAACCCACTGCCCACCCGCACCTTGCAGTTCTCTGTCAATTGCGACGCGCCCACCCCCTTTGCCCTGCTGATGCACGACAACCGCTCCGGCACGGCCACCGGCGGCACCGATGAAACCGCCTATGGCCTGGACCTGGACAACAGCGGGAACAAGATCGGCCGCTACTACCTGAACATCGACCCGGCAGACTTCACAGCCGACGCCTACCGCACGCTCTACCGCACCGACTCCACCAGCAGCGGCCAGGCCTGGAGCACCTCCAGTGCGCGGCAGATTCCCATCGCCGCCCACAGCCTCATGGGTTTTACCGACAGCGCCGGCAACACCCGCGGCCCCATTGCCCTGCAGAACCTGGCCGGCACCGTGCGTATCAAGGCGTACCTGGCCCCCACCCAGTCCATGGACCTGCGCACGGTGGTGCACATCAATGGTTCCGGCACCCTTGAAATCATCTACCTCTAA
- a CDS encoding fimbria/pilus outer membrane usher protein — translation MKTVFSDRDGEAVPDTPARITRPAMLLACVLWPAASWAEARPGFDATTLHQRGIDPQLASLLLDAPRFAAGRHAVSLRVNGQRRGRLEVGFDQQGALCFDRALLDAANLIVPADDGPCHDFLERYPQSLVEPDPASLTVSLVVPTEALRPVQQDVSGYETGGVAGLLNYDLTGFYNRFGDGDSRFGSANTEVGFNAGDWIVRSRQVQTWQDGLSRSTHLEAYAQRTFASHQAVLQLGQINLYNPVLSGAQITGVQVLTEQALQEQGQGATIEGIANSPAQVEVRQNGALIHSTVVPAGPFSLTDVRRLNSRSDVEVTVRESSGGERRFTVPAAMLGLGLPAPGYSVAAGRVRNIGNAQGDDPWVVSAGWTGAVHPQLSLGSGVLASSEYRAGGLSLGWLPWLDSHIQLSSQLADTQARDKVRGLQTDLSWAQRLNDQWSFSVANSWRTAGYRELEEATYEPETTQQRRSRYRDQQSATLGWSHPWLGAFSAGASRSSSFDGDSSSRGLVSWGTSVRGVSLSASGEWQMGGRQQQDNAVYLNISVPLGESRRARGWVRNSGGEHRTGLGLSEQIDDQLSYRVSAEHDTRDRQVETTLGLSALPRYSQLDFSYSRSDAERSSYQGSARGGVVMHGGGVTLSPYPVRDTFAVASVGDISGIKLSTPSGPVWTDWQGQAVVPQVSAYGRSPVEVQTRSLPRNADINNGLAMIAAGRGAVDRVEFGVTRTRRVLLHARTEQGTPLPRGASVSTAGGEFVTLVQDGGQVFLPNVLEQPQLWVSAPGMTRCALRFELPEKSDPQVYFETASARCDKS, via the coding sequence GTGAAAACAGTATTTAGCGACCGTGACGGCGAAGCCGTGCCCGACACACCTGCCCGCATCACTCGCCCGGCCATGCTGTTGGCGTGTGTGCTCTGGCCCGCAGCATCCTGGGCCGAAGCACGACCGGGGTTTGATGCCACGACCCTGCACCAGCGGGGCATTGATCCACAATTGGCCAGCCTGTTGCTCGACGCACCGCGCTTTGCCGCAGGCCGACATGCTGTCAGCCTGCGGGTCAACGGCCAGCGCCGGGGGCGGCTGGAGGTGGGGTTTGATCAGCAGGGGGCACTGTGTTTTGACCGCGCCTTGCTGGACGCCGCCAACCTGATCGTCCCCGCAGATGACGGCCCCTGCCATGACTTTCTGGAACGCTACCCACAAAGCCTGGTGGAGCCCGACCCGGCAAGCCTGACGGTGTCGCTGGTGGTGCCGACCGAGGCGTTGCGGCCTGTGCAACAAGACGTCTCGGGCTATGAAACCGGTGGGGTTGCCGGTTTGCTCAATTACGACCTCACCGGGTTCTACAACCGCTTCGGTGACGGTGACAGCCGTTTCGGCTCGGCCAATACCGAAGTCGGTTTCAACGCCGGCGACTGGATCGTGCGCAGCCGCCAGGTACAGACCTGGCAGGACGGTCTGTCGCGCAGCACGCACCTGGAGGCCTACGCCCAGCGCACGTTCGCCAGCCACCAGGCCGTGCTGCAACTCGGGCAGATCAACCTCTACAACCCAGTGCTGTCCGGCGCGCAGATCACCGGGGTGCAGGTCCTCACCGAACAGGCCCTTCAAGAGCAAGGCCAGGGTGCGACCATCGAGGGGATCGCCAACAGCCCGGCGCAGGTCGAGGTGCGGCAGAACGGCGCGTTGATTCACTCCACAGTGGTCCCCGCCGGGCCGTTTTCCCTGACGGACGTGCGCCGTTTGAACTCGCGCTCCGACGTCGAAGTCACCGTCCGCGAAAGCAGCGGTGGCGAGCGGCGTTTCACCGTCCCGGCGGCCATGCTCGGCCTTGGTTTGCCAGCACCGGGCTATTCGGTCGCAGCGGGGCGCGTGCGCAACATCGGCAATGCCCAGGGCGATGACCCTTGGGTGGTCAGCGCAGGCTGGACCGGCGCCGTGCACCCGCAACTGTCCCTGGGCAGCGGCGTGCTGGCGTCCAGCGAATACCGCGCGGGCGGGTTGAGCCTGGGCTGGCTGCCGTGGCTGGACAGTCACATCCAGCTGTCCAGCCAACTCGCCGATACCCAGGCACGGGACAAGGTTCGCGGGCTGCAGACCGACCTGTCATGGGCCCAGCGCCTGAATGATCAGTGGTCGTTCAGCGTGGCCAATTCCTGGCGCACGGCGGGCTATCGGGAGCTGGAAGAAGCCACCTACGAACCCGAGACCACTCAGCAACGGCGCTCGCGTTATCGCGATCAACAAAGCGCGACGTTGGGATGGTCCCACCCGTGGTTGGGCGCGTTCAGTGCGGGGGCTTCACGCTCCAGCAGCTTTGATGGCGACAGCAGCAGCCGGGGCCTGGTCTCCTGGGGCACCAGCGTGCGCGGGGTGTCGCTGTCGGCCAGCGGCGAATGGCAGATGGGCGGCCGCCAGCAACAAGACAATGCGGTGTACCTGAACATCAGCGTGCCCTTGGGCGAGAGCCGCCGGGCCCGCGGCTGGGTGCGCAACTCCGGTGGCGAACACCGCACCGGGCTGGGTTTGAGTGAGCAGATCGACGATCAACTGAGCTACCGCGTCAGTGCCGAACACGACACCCGCGATCGACAGGTGGAAACCACGCTGGGCCTCTCCGCCCTGCCGCGCTATAGCCAACTGGACTTCAGCTACAGCCGCTCCGACGCCGAGCGTTCGAGCTACCAAGGCAGCGCCCGAGGCGGTGTGGTGATGCATGGCGGCGGCGTCACATTATCGCCCTACCCAGTGCGCGACACCTTCGCCGTGGCATCGGTGGGCGACATCAGCGGCATCAAACTGAGCACCCCCAGCGGGCCAGTGTGGACCGACTGGCAAGGCCAGGCCGTGGTGCCGCAGGTCAGCGCTTACGGCCGCAGCCCGGTGGAAGTCCAGACCCGCTCGCTGCCACGCAATGCGGATATCAACAACGGCCTGGCAATGATCGCCGCCGGGCGCGGGGCCGTGGATCGGGTCGAATTTGGCGTGACCCGCACACGTCGGGTATTGCTGCACGCGCGCACCGAACAGGGCACCCCCCTGCCGCGCGGGGCGTCCGTCAGTACCGCTGGCGGGGAGTTCGTGACCCTGGTCCAGGATGGCGGCCAGGTGTTCCTGCCCAATGTGCTGGAGCAACCGCAATTGTGGGTCAGCGCCCCTGGCATGACGCGTTGTGCCCTGCGCTTCGAGTTGCCGGAAAAGAGCGACCCCCAGGTGTATTTCGAAACCGCGTCCGCACGCTGCGATAAATCATGA
- a CDS encoding fimbria/pilus chaperone family protein: MTTTLLKTAACLAALTLLPATYAQADGMVPDTSVVIIYETDGEAAVSVTNTDSQLALLHVTLEDVPEDTESLLVVTPPLSRVEPSKSQLVRFILQSQQPLLTQRLKRAIFEGMPQGRPATEAGHARVGVTVRQNLPVIIHPKGLARNRTPWTLLSWSQHGATLQVRNDSPYVVRLAQELRLLPGDGKAMLPRTYVLPGETLSMPATGGPASTVRLQPATVYGFAVAAYEAPLT, encoded by the coding sequence ATGACGACGACATTGTTGAAAACCGCGGCCTGCCTGGCTGCCCTGACGTTGCTGCCGGCCACTTATGCACAGGCCGATGGCATGGTCCCAGACACCTCCGTGGTGATCATTTACGAAACCGATGGCGAAGCCGCCGTATCGGTGACCAACACCGACAGCCAACTCGCCTTGCTGCACGTCACCCTGGAAGATGTTCCCGAGGACACCGAGTCGTTACTGGTGGTCACGCCGCCACTGTCGCGGGTCGAACCGTCCAAATCGCAACTGGTGCGTTTCATCCTGCAAAGCCAGCAACCGTTGCTCACCCAGCGACTCAAGCGGGCAATCTTTGAAGGCATGCCCCAGGGCCGGCCGGCCACTGAAGCCGGGCATGCACGGGTAGGCGTGACGGTGCGCCAGAACTTGCCGGTGATCATTCATCCCAAAGGCCTGGCGCGCAATCGCACACCGTGGACTCTACTGAGTTGGTCGCAGCACGGCGCCACCTTGCAGGTGCGCAACGACAGCCCGTATGTGGTGCGCCTGGCCCAGGAACTGCGCCTGCTGCCCGGTGATGGCAAGGCGATGCTGCCGCGCACCTACGTGTTGCCGGGAGAAACCCTGAGCATGCCGGCCACCGGCGGCCCGGCCAGCACCGTACGGCTGCAACCGGCCACGGTGTATGGCTTTGCGGTAGCCGCCTACGAAGCCCCTCTGACCTGA
- a CDS encoding DUF1120 domain-containing protein encodes MTTYPRLLATVLLLTNATAAFAASFVDITVTGRLTPDACHVTLSDEGTVDHGKIPAHTLSPSEFTLLPSRALALNVQCARPMLFALVGIDNRAESALGPGLYSLGRNIHAPAERLGSVALSYRNPLGDAQPMQALASSDNGETWAPHPNASPRTYVGFAPIGDRQPDFIGQLSAQLQIDTAINLAQYLTLNQEVPLDGSIVLDLRYL; translated from the coding sequence ATGACTACCTACCCTCGCCTCTTGGCGACAGTCCTTTTACTGACGAACGCCACGGCGGCCTTTGCCGCGTCGTTTGTCGACATCACGGTGACCGGTCGGCTGACGCCGGACGCTTGCCACGTGACGCTGTCTGACGAGGGCACGGTCGATCACGGCAAAATCCCGGCTCACACCCTCAGTCCCAGCGAGTTCACCCTACTGCCCAGCCGGGCATTGGCGCTGAATGTGCAGTGCGCCAGGCCCATGCTATTTGCCCTGGTTGGGATCGACAACCGAGCCGAGTCCGCCTTGGGCCCCGGGCTTTACAGCCTGGGCAGAAACATCCACGCGCCCGCCGAACGCCTGGGGTCGGTGGCGCTGTCTTATCGCAACCCGTTGGGCGATGCGCAACCCATGCAAGCGCTGGCTTCCAGCGACAACGGCGAAACCTGGGCACCGCACCCCAATGCCTCCCCCAGGACCTACGTCGGTTTTGCCCCCATCGGTGATCGCCAGCCCGACTTCATCGGCCAGTTGAGCGCCCAACTGCAAATCGACACCGCCATCAACCTGGCCCAGTACCTGACCCTGAACCAGGAAGTGCCGCTCGATGGCTCCATCGTCCTGGATTTGCGCTACCTCTGA
- a CDS encoding DUF1120 domain-containing protein yields MKALLTTLTTSLLLLGSASTYAASTVDLTVKGLIVPSACTPNMSSGGIIDHGKISAKDLRPDNPTHIGTHVMTLVVVCDAPIQFALHSIDNRAGSSISSSDYGLGLINGTQKLGWYKLMLRNAVADGAQMQPIASSDGGNTWYSEKFWDAGLYMALATLDDATQPASIKELVTELVVDTSIARTDGLDLSNEVTLDGSATLEVKYL; encoded by the coding sequence ATGAAAGCCCTGTTAACCACCCTCACCACCAGCCTGCTGCTGCTCGGCTCCGCCAGCACCTACGCCGCGTCTACCGTCGACCTGACCGTCAAGGGCCTGATCGTGCCTAGCGCCTGCACGCCAAACATGAGCAGTGGCGGGATCATCGACCACGGCAAGATTTCCGCAAAAGACCTGCGTCCGGACAACCCTACACACATCGGGACCCATGTCATGACCCTGGTGGTGGTGTGCGATGCGCCCATTCAGTTTGCCCTGCACTCCATCGATAACCGTGCTGGTTCATCCATTTCCTCTTCCGACTACGGCTTGGGCCTGATCAACGGCACCCAGAAGCTGGGCTGGTACAAGCTGATGCTGCGTAACGCCGTTGCCGACGGCGCACAGATGCAACCGATTGCCTCCTCGGATGGCGGCAACACCTGGTACAGCGAAAAGTTCTGGGACGCCGGCTTGTACATGGCGCTGGCCACCCTGGACGACGCCACCCAACCGGCCTCCATCAAGGAACTGGTGACGGAGTTGGTAGTAGACACCTCCATCGCCCGCACCGATGGCCTGGACCTGAGCAACGAGGTGACGCTCGACGGCTCGGCCACCTTGGAAGTGAAGTACCTGTAA
- a CDS encoding DUF1120 domain-containing protein, which yields MNAFASRLMLTLLFAPPVMADSNTDLTVKGTITPSACAPLISGGGTIDFGKMAVKDLNAGQYTSLPNQSMQLSVRCEAPTFFTLTTVDNRAGSSANHQYWHGLGLTQEGEKLGGTVFHLYGPVADGVAVRTITSQDGGVTWLPTSLLTHTLLTAVAVGNQLVPIAVKDFDAEIRLFTHIAPADSLTLTDEVPVDGHATVQVSYL from the coding sequence ATGAACGCTTTTGCCTCCCGACTCATGTTGACACTGTTGTTCGCGCCGCCGGTAATGGCCGACAGCAACACCGACCTCACGGTCAAAGGCACCATCACCCCGAGCGCCTGTGCGCCACTGATCTCCGGCGGCGGCACAATCGACTTCGGAAAAATGGCAGTCAAGGACCTCAACGCCGGGCAATACACCTCATTGCCCAACCAATCCATGCAATTGAGCGTGCGTTGTGAAGCACCGACGTTCTTCACCCTGACCACCGTCGACAACCGCGCCGGCTCCTCTGCCAACCACCAGTACTGGCATGGGCTGGGCCTGACCCAGGAAGGCGAAAAGCTCGGCGGCACGGTTTTCCATCTCTATGGTCCCGTGGCTGATGGTGTCGCGGTACGCACCATCACCTCACAAGACGGCGGCGTGACGTGGCTACCGACCAGCCTGCTGACGCACACCCTGCTGACCGCCGTCGCGGTGGGCAACCAACTGGTGCCGATCGCGGTGAAGGATTTCGACGCTGAAATCCGCCTGTTCACCCACATCGCCCCCGCCGATAGCCTGACGCTGACGGATGAAGTGCCCGTCGACGGGCACGCCACGGTCCAGGTCAGCTACTTGTAA
- a CDS encoding DUF1120 domain-containing protein — protein MNKSLNLVGTALLLASTTSAFAASSVDLTVKGLITPSACTPNLPGAVDFGKISAKDLSQESQTLLEVKTLQLTVSCEASTLFGINPVDNRAGSSMRAGAYGLGLINGTEKLGRYYITLRNPVTDIPSIMLTMFTDGRWSELYEDDAVEPNRLFAFGDFNGESGWAPHPLKNAAVEIVLNTAIAPAKDLTLTNEVALDGSATLEVKYL, from the coding sequence ATGAACAAGTCCCTGAATCTGGTGGGCACCGCCCTGTTACTCGCCAGCACAACATCGGCCTTCGCCGCCAGCTCCGTAGACCTGACAGTAAAGGGGTTGATCACGCCGAGCGCCTGTACCCCCAACCTGCCTGGCGCCGTCGACTTTGGGAAAATCTCCGCCAAAGACCTGAGTCAAGAGAGCCAAACCCTGCTTGAGGTCAAAACCCTGCAACTGACCGTGAGTTGTGAAGCCTCCACGCTGTTTGGCATCAACCCCGTCGACAACCGTGCAGGCTCCTCAATGCGCGCCGGTGCCTATGGCCTGGGTCTGATCAACGGAACAGAGAAGCTGGGGCGGTATTACATCACGCTGCGCAATCCCGTCACCGATATCCCCTCGATCATGCTGACGATGTTCACTGACGGGCGGTGGTCAGAGCTTTATGAGGACGATGCGGTAGAACCGAATCGATTGTTTGCCTTCGGCGATTTCAACGGTGAGAGCGGTTGGGCACCTCACCCCCTCAAGAATGCAGCCGTGGAAATCGTACTCAACACCGCTATCGCGCCAGCAAAAGACCTGACCTTGACCAATGAAGTGGCATTGGACGGCTCAGCGACACTGGAAGTGAAGTACCTGTAA
- a CDS encoding response regulator — protein sequence METGVSLSAVLSRELTPSTALPPHWQHLKVLVVEDHSAYRALMGWFLHKLGLGHQLAVDGLDGLAALAEYPYDLVISDCQMPVMDGYSMSRAIRRRECANASARVPIIALTGNLVDDDPQRCREAGMDAWLLKPLTFDQLREVLALWLPGPPVAAPVYRLSARWPTRAGLIDTFGDAQVVSQMLASLLCEAQEDSAALFQARLASDVPSTVERLHRLVGSLAFLGVAELEGRGMSLIDQVHAQGIRQSTPALEAFERELRDYLTYLGSL from the coding sequence ATGGAGACTGGCGTATCGTTGAGCGCAGTGCTTTCCCGTGAATTGACTCCCTCGACCGCGCTGCCACCACACTGGCAGCATTTGAAGGTGCTGGTGGTGGAAGACCACTCCGCCTACCGCGCCTTGATGGGGTGGTTTCTGCATAAACTGGGGCTTGGCCATCAGCTGGCCGTCGATGGGCTGGACGGCCTCGCGGCGCTCGCCGAATACCCCTACGATCTGGTGATCAGCGACTGCCAGATGCCCGTCATGGACGGCTACAGCATGAGCCGGGCGATTCGACGGCGCGAATGCGCGAATGCGTCGGCACGCGTACCGATTATTGCCTTGACCGGCAACTTGGTAGACGACGACCCGCAACGTTGCCGCGAAGCAGGCATGGACGCCTGGCTGCTCAAACCATTGACCTTCGATCAACTGCGTGAAGTGCTGGCACTGTGGCTTCCCGGCCCGCCCGTTGCTGCACCGGTTTATCGGCTGTCAGCGCGTTGGCCAACCCGTGCCGGGCTGATTGATACCTTTGGAGATGCCCAAGTGGTGAGCCAGATGCTGGCCAGCCTGCTCTGTGAAGCCCAGGAGGACAGCGCTGCCTTGTTTCAAGCCCGACTGGCCTCGGATGTCCCTTCGACTGTCGAACGCCTGCATCGCCTGGTGGGAAGCCTGGCGTTTCTCGGCGTGGCTGAACTGGAGGGGCGAGGCATGAGCTTGATCGATCAAGTCCATGCTCAGGGCATCAGGCAGAGCACGCCTGCGTTGGAAGCCTTTGAGCGGGAGCTGCGTGACTACCTCACGTACTTGGGTTCCCTGTGA